The Musa acuminata AAA Group cultivar baxijiao unplaced genomic scaffold, Cavendish_Baxijiao_AAA HiC_scaffold_1036, whole genome shotgun sequence genome window below encodes:
- the LOC135665702 gene encoding receptor-like protein EIX1 yields MATDNVYVLFYLLAFLCIQPNVCDGALTSGCIPAERSALLEFKRGLKDPTNRLSSWVGEDCCKWEGVTCSNHTGHVVKLDLHNPHPFSDFGDEPYNNWTLGGELRPSLLGLKHLKYLDLSMNDFGGINIPEFMGSFHRLQYLNLSRAGLGGLLPHQLGNLSNLQYLDLSNDSFVAPIHQFSIGDALWISHLSSLKHLNLNNVKFQNGTHWLEALNMLPSIVEIYLSDCEIPSVPLSLPLVNFICS; encoded by the coding sequence ATGGCTACAGACAATGTCTACGTTCTCTTCTACTTATTGGCCTTCCTATGCATTCAACCCAACGTCTGCGACGGAGCTCTAACCTCAGGCTGCATCCCTGCCGAAAGAAGTGCTCTACTTGAGTTCAAACGAGGCCTGAAAGATCCTACCAACAGGCTGTCCTCTTGGGTGGGTGAAGACTGCTGCAAATGGGAGGGTGTGACGTGCAGCAATCATACTGGGCATGTCGTCAAGCTGGACCTCCACAATCCGCATCCTTTCTCTGATTTTGGTGACGAGCCATACAACAACTGGACCTTAGGAGGTGAGTTGCGGCCTTCTTTACTTGGTCTGAAGCACCTAAAGTACCTGGACCTAAGCATGAACGATTTTGGAGGCATTAATATTCCAGAATTCATGGGGTCATTCCATCGACTCCAATATCTTAACCTCTCCCGTGCTGGATTGGGTGGACTCCTGCCGCACCAGCTGGGAAATCTCTCCAATCTGCAGTATCTAGACTTATCCAATGACAGTTTTGTGGCTCCGATCCATCAATTTAGCATTGGTGATGCACTCTGGATTTCTCACCTTTCTTCTCTAAAGCATCTCAACCTGAATAACGTTAAGTTTCAAAATGGTACTCACTGGCTGGAAGCTCTGAACATGCTTCCTTCTATCGTGGAGATATACTTATCTGACTGTGAAATTCCAAGTGTTCCCCTCTCTCTTCCACTTGTGAACTTTATCTGTTCTTGA